CACTCCCATAGAATTTTACTCAAAGACGAGGTTAAGCCTTTGCTTGTATAGTTAGTAAACTTCTCCCTAAATTGGTGTATATCCGCAGGCAAAGGTCTAAATCCTATGACACCCAAAGCGCACCAAAAGTGCGATGGTATTGAAATGAAATACCATAATCGCCATCCATCGGTAAAATGTAACTACTTCTCAGGGTAGAAATGAGCAGTGAGGTAATTGATAATAGGTAACTGGTAATTGGTAGTAGCAATTACCCATTCCCGATTCTCGATTCCCCATTTCCCTTTCCCCATTCCCTGCTAAATTGGCAATGGCACTGCATAGCCTGTCTGAATTTCATGCTTAAGAAAAATAAACGTCCCCTAATTCTGGCTTTGGGAACTGGTGCGTTGCTACTGGGCGGCGCATTGGCTTACTGGCTGCTGGTGCAGCAAAATATTTTACGGGGTAATGTCCCAGAAGGTGCCAAGTTAGTTCCTCAGGATGCGCTCTTTGCCGTATCAGTTTCTACTGATGAAAAGCAATGGCAGCAACTGCGGGAGTATGGCACTCCGCAAAGCCAAGCTGCCTTTGCCAAACAGCTGCAACAGCTGGAAAAAAATCTCCTCACTGCCAACGGCTACAACTATCAGCAAGATATTAAGCCTTGGGTGGGTAAAGAAGTTACGATCGCTTTTTTGCCCCCGGAAACACCGCAATCCCCGAATGCGATTCCCGTTGGTCAACAATCGGTGGTGATGGTGCTGCCAATTAACGATCCCTTGCAAGCAAAGCAAGTGTTGGAAAGAGCCAGACCGCAAACCGCCAACAAGTTCGTTGAACGCGATTACAAGGGCATTAAGATTAGAGAAACGCCGAGCGGTGCGGCACAGAAGTTTTCCACAACGCTGCTAGAACGTTCTTTGGTTGTCAGCACCGATCCTAAAGGGACGGAGCGCATAATCGATACCTACAAAGGTGCAGCATCTTTGGGGACTACTCCAGGTTACTCGGAGGCGTTGGGTAGGATTAGAGCCACAGATCCATTTGCGCGATTATATTTCAATGTGCCAGTTGCTACTGCTGTAGCCGCAGCAAACTCGGCGCGATCGCTTCCTTCCCAAAACCTCGCTTCTTTGCAACAAAAGCAGGGTTTAGCAACAACGGTGATGTTGCAACCACAGGGAATTCTTTTTAAAGGGGTTTCTTGGCTGAAGCCGAACAGCGAAAACAAGTATGCTGTTGAAAACAATTCCAAAATTATGTCCCGCCGCTTGCCAGAAAACACGCTGATGATGACTTCTGGCGGCAATTTAGAGCGATTATGGCAAGATTACGTCAAGGGCGCTCAATCAAATCCGATTATCCCGATCAATCCAGAAGCCCTGAAAGCTGGAATAAAGTCTCAACTTGGTCTAGATTTAGAGCAAGATTTGCTGCCTTGGATGCGAGGCGAGTTTAGCTTGGCTTTAATTCCCGCACCTAAAGGAGTTCCCTCAAATTTAGGTGCTGGGGTGGTATTTATGGTGCAAGCAAGCGATCGCTCTCGTGCGGAAAAATCCCTCCAGCAAATAGATCAGGTGATGGCAAACCAATACCAATTCCAGGTGCAACAGGGAAGCTTGAATAATCAACCAGTAGTCAACTGGACATCGCAGTTGGGTGGTTTAGCCGCAACTCACGGCTGGTTAGATGGAAATGTTGCCTTCCTGTCCTTGGGCGCACCTGTTGCTACTACCATCGTCCCGCAACCACAAGCAACTCTCTCCGACAGTGAGTTATTTAAACAGGGGATGCCAACAGAACTTAATGCCAAAAATGGTAGCTTCTTCATTGATGTTGACCGCACGATTAATACTGGAAATCTGGCACTGCCGCAATTTTCGCCCGATCAAAAGATATTTACAAATGCGATTCGCTCCATTGGGGTAACAGCTGGACTTAGTAGCGATCGCTCTAGCCGTTTTGACATCTTTGTGCGGACGAAAAAAATTGGGGAACCCAGTAATTCTGGAAAACCTAGTATTTCTCCTACTCCCCAAAGTAGCCCCCAAGCATCTCCCACCGCTTCGCCCTAATTTTAGGAAGCTGCACATCTTTATTGTTTTTTGTCAGTGGTCAGTTGCCACAAAATACTGACCACTGACTACTGACAATATCCAAATAAGGAGTTTAAATTTATAAGAGCGATCGCTAATTTATTTTTTGGCAGTAACACTCTAACGCCAGGTCATAACAAGTATTGCTATTTTTATAAAACTCAACTTGGCTGGGCTTATTTGTCACTTCCGAGTTTCCCAAAGCACTGCACAGCCACCAATCACCATTAAGATTGAGACGTTTTGCCCATTCAGCGATTAACGGTTGAGCTTTTGTATGCCATTCGCTGCTTGGTGAAATTCTACCAACTTTAACAAGTGCCTCTTTATAATTATTGGATGCTGCTAACTGGTTCGCCCACTCAAATCGACACTCTTGAGTTAGTGCATTAGCATCGGCGTAATAGTTGGAATTACTAAGTGCTGTTTTGGCTTGTACAATACATTCCTCAAATTTTCCCGCAGCTTTGAGATTTTCAACTTCTTCCAAAATGGTTTTTGCTTGAGAAGTTTGCAAAGGACTTGACGGACTTTGCATCTCAATTAAAGTCATTTCTTGGCTTTGTTCAGCTTGTATTTCAGTGTAAGCGTAAACGCTCATCCCACCAAGAAGAGCAACACCAAGACCTATTTCCAATATCAGGCCAGCTTTGTTGTAGGATGACATAAAATTTCGCACAGTAGCCTTGTGCAGAGATATTGTAAGCCATAGACTACTGGCTGGAGAATGTTTAATACATCCTGCTATCAGGTGAATTTGCAATACACCCACACTTTACAAAGGTAGCGACTGAAGTCACCCTGGCATTTTGACTTTAACAATAATCACCCAATCGGGTGAATCGATAGAACGAAGTGCGATCTCTAGACAACATCGTATCGTAATATTTACCATGCGATGGACGGAGGCTCTTGTCCATGTTTAAAAGACTTCTCCAAGCCGCCGCGATCACCTTGTCTCTCAACGTAATTGCGGCACTTAACCAACCTAGTATAAACCAGACGACTAATCAATTGCCGTCCGGGAAAACTTCAACACCAATAGCGAGTGTGCTGGATCAATTTCTCAAAAACTGAGACTTAATTAATCAAGGAACCGCTAAATGACACCACAATTTAAAGATTTAGAGGCGTTAGCTCAACAAGAAATTGAGCTAATGCCCACATTAGCACTTACTTTGCGATCGCGCCAATATCAGGATGCACCTCTAGAAGAAATTTTTGATTTACTCGAAAGTGTTACAGAATCCTTTGCAGCGATCGCACACACCCTTCCTATACAGATGCAATACAGCGCCCGAAAAGAAATTGAGTTTTTCGTTTCTTTGTACCTACAGCGCTTTCATGATGCACTTTACAAAAAAAAATGCTATCGTGCAAAGACAAAAGTCATTAGTCGTTAGCTAGTGACGATATAGCAATCTTAAAAAGGTTGTAAACCTTAGTAAAGGCTGGTCAACCTGTCGTTTTCATAACGAGAGCGGCTTAGCAAAGTGGAGTTTAAATATGAAAAAAAGTTTAATTGCATTTTTATTACTAATATTGGGTTCTGCTTCTGTTGCTTATTACTTTTGGAGTCAGGCAACAAAGCTCCCGGATTGGTACGTTTCCAAGGGAGTAAGTAGCGATAAATTAATTAACCTATCTAATGAAGTAGAAGTACAAGCAGTAAAAACTAAGCTCCAAGAAAAGATTGATACCAAAATAGAAGACAGCATTAATGCTCGTCAAGAAGTCAGCCCTAAATTAGCTAGGGTTGATGGATATGAAGTTAATACTGATGCACCGAAAAATCCTGAAGCCAAAGAAAATAGTAGAACTATAGAAATAGACTTAAGCGAAAAGGATTTCAACGAGTTGGTAGTTTCATCGGTAGCAGAAAATACACCGAATAGTAAAGTATTGGAAACAACCAAAGGTTTTAATACAACCATAAAAGATGGAAATCTAGAAAGTGGAGCAGTAATAAATGTTTCTGAGATTCCCAAAGACAGACTAGAGCAAAGGGAAAAGGCTTTTGTAGAAAAGATAACTAAAACTTTTCCTTTTTTAGAAAATCAAGATGTTTATATTGGCATAGAGGGTAAGCCTAAAGTAGAAAATGGCCAGTTAAAATTTGAGGAAGATACAAGAATAAAACTGGGAAACTTGAGCTTGACAATATCAGAGCTTTCCCAAAAGCTGGGGATTCCTGAAGATAAAATAAAAGAAAGGCTAAAGTTAGAATTGGAACTAGGGCAATTAAAAATAAGCGATATAGAATTTAATGATAATAACGCTTTGATAAAAGGCTCAGTGAATTGATGCGATCGCGAGTAGGCGCGTCTACCACCAAAGACAATCGAACAGGATACGACGCAAGATGGAGCGATCGCTTGATGCCTCACGCTAAACTGCTAAAGGTGAAAACCGTTGTCAGACCGAGTGCTGCAATTAGCGTTTATGAGCAATCGCCTAGCCCAAGAATCAAGCCTCTATCTCCGCAAACACGCTGAAAATCCCATAGACTGGTGGCCTTGGAGTCAAGAAGCCTTAGAAAAGGCAAAGGCTGAGAATAAGCCGATTTTGCTCTCGATTGGTTACTCCAGCTGCCACTGGTGTACGGTAATGGAAGGAGAGGCGTTTTCAGATAACGCGATCGCGCAGTATATAAATGCCAATTTTATCCCGATTAAAGTAGACCGGGAAGAACGTCCTGACATTGATAGTATTTATATGCAGGCGTTGCAGATGATGAGTGGTCAAGGCGGCTGGCCTTTGAATATCTTTCTGTCGCCTGATGATTTGGTGCCTTTTTATGGCGGTACATATTTCCCCGTAGAACCGCGCTATGGACGACCGGGATTTTTGCAAGTGTTGCAAGCGCTTCGCCGCCACTACGACACCGAAACCGACAAAATGCAAAGTCTCAAAGAAGAACTTCTCGGTTATATGCAGCAAGCAGCTGTATTGCAAACTGGAGTAGAGACGCAGGGGTTGGATAAAAATTTGTTGCGGCGAGGTTTGGAAACTAGCGCCGGGGTAATAGACAGCGACGGACAGGGTGCGAGTTTCCCGATGATACCGTATACCGAGTTGGCGCTGCGGGGTGTCCGATTTAATTTTGAATCCAAATCCGATCCTAACCAAGCTTGCAGCAAGCGAGGATTAGATTTAGCACTAGGAGGAATTTACGACCATGTAGGCGGCGGCTTTCACCGTTACACAGTCGATCCTACGTGGACGGTGCCACATTTTGAAAAAATGCTTTACGACAATGGACAAATTGTCGAGTATTTGGCGAATCTATGGAGTGCTGGGTTAAAGGAAGCAGCATTTGAGAGAGCGATCGCGCACACAGTAAAATGGCTGAAACGCGAAATGACTGCACCCGAAGGTTACTTCTACGCTGCTCAGGATGCGGATAATTTTACCACTCCAGAAGAGGCAGAACCCGAAGAAGGGGCGTTTTACATTTGGAGTTACCCGGAAATAGCCGAGTTGCTAACTCCCCAAGAGTTTGCAGAAATTCAAGAACAGTTTACAGTGACACCAGGAGGCAACTTTGAAGGCAAAATTGTATTGCAGCGCCGTCATCCAGGGAAACTGACTAAAACACTAGAAGCAGCTTTAGAAAAGCTGTTTGAAGCTCGTTATGGTGTTAAGGCAGGATTAGAAAATTTTCCTCCAGCCCGCAACAACCAAGAGGCAAAAACTGGAAATTGGCCGGGACGGATTCCACCTGTCACCGATACTAAAATGATTGTGGCATGGAATAGCCTGATGATTTCAGGTTTAGCCAGAGCTTACGGAGTATTCAGCAAAGAAGAGTATTTGTCTCTCGCTGGAGGCGCTGCCAATTTCATCTTAGATCGCCAATTTATTGACGGACGCTTCCACCGCCTTAACTACGACGGCTGTCCATCCGTATTGGCGCAGTCGGAAGATTACGCCCTGTTTATCAAAGCCCTGCTAGATTTGCACCAAGTGACTCAAGCTCGTTTCTGGATGGAGAAAGCGATACAGTTGCAAGAAGAGTTTGACGAATTTCTTTGGAGTGTGGAACTGGGTGGATACTATAACACAGCGAAGGATGCCAGTAGCGATCTAATCGTGCGAGAGCGTAGCTATGTGGATAATGCTACACCAGCGCCGAACGGGATAGCGATCGCCAACTTAGTCCGTCTAGCTATGCTCACGGAAAATCTGGAATATCTCGATCGGGCAGAGCAAACATTACAAGCATTTAGCAGCATAATGGAGCGATCGCCACAAGCGTGTCCAGGTTTGTTTACCGGGCTGGATTGGTATCTTCACTGTACGCTGCTTCGCACCACAGTTAACCAACTTGCCAGCGCGATCGCTCAATATCTCCCCACAACTGTATGCAATGCAGAGGTGATGCCATCTGAGGCGGTGGGATTAGTTTGTCAAGGGCTAACTTGTCTGCAACCCGCCCAAACCCAAGATCAGATGTGGGAGCAACTTTTGCAAAGCCAAACTAGGGGGTAGGGGCTGGGGACTAGGGACTAGGGACTAGGGACTAGGAACTGGCTAAGATTCTTCCCAATCCCCAATCCCCAATCCCCAATCCCCAATCCCCAATCCCCTCATTTTTCCGCCGAAGGTGGAATTTGTTCGATACTAATCAGCGCCTCCATGACTGATTTAACCACTGGTGCCGCCACAGTGGAACCATAGGCATTTTCCCCTTTCGGTTCATCCACTACAGCTAAAACCACATAGCGGGGAGAATCTATAGGCAAGATACCCACAAAGCTTGTAATTCTGGCACTAGAGTATCCTCCTGTAGCACTGGCTTTTTGGGCAGTTCCCGTTTTACCACCAATCCGATAACCTGGAATCTGAGCCGCTTTACCCGTTCCCTTTACCACCACAGCTTCCATCATTTCTAACACCGTCTGGGTAGTCTTCGGGGAAAAGAGGGGGCGCGGTGTTGGTTGATTTGGTTGCCAAAACACCTGCCCTTGAGTATCAAATAACCCCCGGACTAGATGGGGCGTTATCAGTTTGCCACCATTGGCCAGAGAAGCGTGCATCTGTGCGAGATGGATAGGCGTTAGAGAGAATCCCTGACCAAACGAGGTGGTAGCTGGTTCAATCCGAGATGAAGTAAACTGCTCAGAGCTTTTCATCTGCCCTGGTGCTTCAAAAGGCAGGTCAATGCCCGCTGTTTGCCCCAGCCCCAGGCGTTCCAGCCAGCCGTAGTAGACGCTTGGCTTCATTTGTTGCATGATTTGTACCATGCCAATGTTGCTGGAGTATTGCAGAATCTCAGAAATTGTGAGCCTCCCGTGACGGCCAGGTTCAGCGTTTTTGATCTGCCAGCCACCTACCTGAATATTACCGCCGTCATAGAATGTAGTTTCTGGTGTAATTGCTCCAGCTTCCAGAGCGATCGCTACATTCAACGGTTTAAACGTCGAACCCGGCTCATAAAGGTCAGCCAGCGCCCAGTTCTTAAACAAACCCACGTCAGAATTAAAATACTCATTCGGGTCATAGGTCGGCTCTGCCACCAGCGCCAGCAAAGCACCATCCCGCGCATCCATAACGATAACCGTACCACGCTTAGCTCTAAACAACTCTATCTGTTGCTTCAAGGCAGATCGCGCCGCCCGTTGCAAGCGAGAGTCAATCGTCAGCTGTAGTCGCAGGTCATCAAAGTGCAGCAATCCTTCTGGCAAATGGTCAGGCATTAACGTGCCATTCCCAGCGCGGCTGAGTCGCACGGTGCGAACAGCACGCACC
This region of Funiculus sociatus GB2-C1 genomic DNA includes:
- a CDS encoding DUF3352 domain-containing protein, whose protein sequence is MLKKNKRPLILALGTGALLLGGALAYWLLVQQNILRGNVPEGAKLVPQDALFAVSVSTDEKQWQQLREYGTPQSQAAFAKQLQQLEKNLLTANGYNYQQDIKPWVGKEVTIAFLPPETPQSPNAIPVGQQSVVMVLPINDPLQAKQVLERARPQTANKFVERDYKGIKIRETPSGAAQKFSTTLLERSLVVSTDPKGTERIIDTYKGAASLGTTPGYSEALGRIRATDPFARLYFNVPVATAVAAANSARSLPSQNLASLQQKQGLATTVMLQPQGILFKGVSWLKPNSENKYAVENNSKIMSRRLPENTLMMTSGGNLERLWQDYVKGAQSNPIIPINPEALKAGIKSQLGLDLEQDLLPWMRGEFSLALIPAPKGVPSNLGAGVVFMVQASDRSRAEKSLQQIDQVMANQYQFQVQQGSLNNQPVVNWTSQLGGLAATHGWLDGNVAFLSLGAPVATTIVPQPQATLSDSELFKQGMPTELNAKNGSFFIDVDRTINTGNLALPQFSPDQKIFTNAIRSIGVTAGLSSDRSSRFDIFVRTKKIGEPSNSGKPSISPTPQSSPQASPTASP
- a CDS encoding thioredoxin domain-containing protein, translating into MSNRLAQESSLYLRKHAENPIDWWPWSQEALEKAKAENKPILLSIGYSSCHWCTVMEGEAFSDNAIAQYINANFIPIKVDREERPDIDSIYMQALQMMSGQGGWPLNIFLSPDDLVPFYGGTYFPVEPRYGRPGFLQVLQALRRHYDTETDKMQSLKEELLGYMQQAAVLQTGVETQGLDKNLLRRGLETSAGVIDSDGQGASFPMIPYTELALRGVRFNFESKSDPNQACSKRGLDLALGGIYDHVGGGFHRYTVDPTWTVPHFEKMLYDNGQIVEYLANLWSAGLKEAAFERAIAHTVKWLKREMTAPEGYFYAAQDADNFTTPEEAEPEEGAFYIWSYPEIAELLTPQEFAEIQEQFTVTPGGNFEGKIVLQRRHPGKLTKTLEAALEKLFEARYGVKAGLENFPPARNNQEAKTGNWPGRIPPVTDTKMIVAWNSLMISGLARAYGVFSKEEYLSLAGGAANFILDRQFIDGRFHRLNYDGCPSVLAQSEDYALFIKALLDLHQVTQARFWMEKAIQLQEEFDEFLWSVELGGYYNTAKDASSDLIVRERSYVDNATPAPNGIAIANLVRLAMLTENLEYLDRAEQTLQAFSSIMERSPQACPGLFTGLDWYLHCTLLRTTVNQLASAIAQYLPTTVCNAEVMPSEAVGLVCQGLTCLQPAQTQDQMWEQLLQSQTRG
- a CDS encoding peptidoglycan D,D-transpeptidase FtsI family protein, encoding MGAKSPQEEKQTSGIIPFLALLSNPSSIRLLLVWGVLFASGLGLALNVYRLQIVKAPTLLAKARQQQMVYLRPFVPRRAIVDRNGNVLATDRPAYTLFAHPKLFKQSKSAIATKLSGTLGISADALVTMFNQRDSGIRVAYSLTEEQADKIAQLRNDGLELIQNYARLYPQKDLAADVVGYVDVDHRGQAGVEYSQENLLVRAVRTVRLSRAGNGTLMPDHLPEGLLHFDDLRLQLTIDSRLQRAARSALKQQIELFRAKRGTVIVMDARDGALLALVAEPTYDPNEYFNSDVGLFKNWALADLYEPGSTFKPLNVAIALEAGAITPETTFYDGGNIQVGGWQIKNAEPGRHGRLTISEILQYSSNIGMVQIMQQMKPSVYYGWLERLGLGQTAGIDLPFEAPGQMKSSEQFTSSRIEPATTSFGQGFSLTPIHLAQMHASLANGGKLITPHLVRGLFDTQGQVFWQPNQPTPRPLFSPKTTQTVLEMMEAVVVKGTGKAAQIPGYRIGGKTGTAQKASATGGYSSARITSFVGILPIDSPRYVVLAVVDEPKGENAYGSTVAAPVVKSVMEALISIEQIPPSAEK